The following coding sequences are from one Sciurus carolinensis chromosome 11, mSciCar1.2, whole genome shotgun sequence window:
- the Sigirr gene encoding single Ig IL-1-related receptor isoform X2: MAGVCDKAPDFLSPSEDQLLGPVLGSTVTLNCTAWVVSRPSCPQPSVQWLKDGLPLGNGSDYSLQQDFWVKANFSKMLVSSVLGVNLTSAVDYGAFTCSVRNVSSFSFTLRRVGPAGHVAAVLASLLVLLALLLAVLLYIKCRLNVLLWYQDNYGEVEVNDGKLYDAYVSYSDCPEDRKFVNFILKPQLERRGGYKLFLDDRDLLPHAEPSADLLVNLSRCRRLIVVLSDAFLGRAWCSHSFREGLCRLLELTRRPIFITFEGQRRDPAHPALHLLRQHRHLVTLLLWRPGSVGSDGPLAKDAVFLDQSTLMGRALPPGRVRQGPHPPHSATHKPRAAVSALLRGGARGLGEHVNPSRPPAAGFEDESAGPRNPTGEDEERPAWSPEEAALLSRDFGTSGLLNRGMN; this comes from the exons ATGGCAG GAGTCTGTGACAAGGCCCCTGACTTCCTCTCCCCATCTGAAGACCAGCTTCTAGGGCCTGTCCTGGGCAGTACAGTCACTCTGAACTGCACAGCTTGGGTGGTCTCTAGGCCTTCTTGCCCACAGCCTTCAGTTCAGTGGCTAAAAGATGGGCTTCCATTGGGCAATGGAAGTGACTACAGTCTCCAGCAGGACTTCTG GGTCAAGGCGAACTTCTCAAAGATGCTTGTGTCCAGTGTCCTGGGGGTCAACTTGACCAGTGCTGTGGACTATGGGGCCTTCACCTGCTCTGTCCGGAATGTCAGCTCCTTCTCCTTCACTCTCCGGAGAGTTG GCCCGGCAGGCCACGTGGCTGCAGTACTGGCCTCCCTCCTAgtcctgctggctctgctgtTGGCCGTGCTGCTCTATATTAAATGTCGCCTTAATGTGCTGCTTTGGTACCAAGACAATTACGGGGAGGTGGAGGTGAACG ACGGGAAGCTCTACGACGCCTACGTCTCCTACAGCGACTGCCCTGAGGATCGCAAGTTCGTGAACTTCATCCTGAAGCCACAGCTGGAACGGCGTGGCGGCTACAAGCTCTTCCTGGATGACCGCGACCTCCTGCCGCACGCGG AGCCCTCCGCAGACCTCCTGGTGAACCTGAGCCGCTGCCGCCGCCTCATCGTGGTGCTTTCAGACGCCTTCCTGGGCCGGGCCTGGTGCAGCCACAGCTTCCG GGAGGGCCTGTGCCGACTGCTGGAGCTCACGCGCAGACCCATCTTCATCACCTTTGAGGGCCAGAGGCGCGACCCCGCGCACCCCGCGCTACATCTGCTGCGGCAGCACCGCCACCTGGTGACCCTGCTGCTCTGGAGGCCTGGCTCTGTG GGGAGTGATGGTCCTCTAGCCAAGGATGCAGTCTTCCTGGACCAGTCCACCCTAATGGGCAGAGCTCTTCCACCGGGTAGAGTGAGGCAGGGACCGCACCCACCCCATTCAGCCACACATAAGCCAAGGGCAGCAGTGTCAGCCCTGCTCCGAG GTGGGGCAAGGGGCCTGGGGGAGCACGTGAACCCGAGCAGGCCCCcagctgctggctttgaagatgaaagTGCAGGACCCAGAAATCCAACTGGAGAAGATGAGGAAAGACCAGCCTGGTCTCCAGAGGAAGCAGCCCTGTTGAGCCGTGACTTTGGGACCTCCGGTCTCCTGAACCGTGGGATGAATTAG
- the Pkp3 gene encoding plakophilin-3, producing the protein MEPGTPQRAAASSRMSLGASATQASSRPEAGVCSLALPSDLQLDRRGAEGPEAERLRAARVQEQVRARLLQMGQQPRHNGAVETEGVTEAARGTSRGQRHTLQAGFSSCSQGLSGDKTSTFRPMAQPAYSPASWSSRSAVDLSCSRRLSSAHNGGSTFGVGYAQPTPPMPARPVSFHERGGVVSRADYDTLSLRSLRLGSGGLDDRYSVMSEQLEPAATPAYRAFAYERQASSSSSRAGGLDWPEASEGPPSRTIRAPAMRTLQRFQSSHRSRGGTGAGPGAGLEPVARAPSVRSLSLSLVDSGHLPDMRGLDSYVGHRTLQRLSSGFDDIDLPSAVKYLMASDPNLQVLGAAYIQHRCYSDAAAKKQARSLQAVPRLVKLFNHANQEVQRHATGAMRNLIYDNADNKLALVEENGIFELLRTLREQDDELRKNVTGILWNLSSSDHLKDRLARDTLEQLTDLVLSPLSGAGGPPLTQQNASEAEIFYNATGFLRNLSSASQATRQKMRECHGLVDALVTYINHALDVGKCEDKSVENAVCVLRNLSYRLYDEMPPSALQRLEGRGRRDPGGAPPGEVVGCFTPQSRRLRELPLAADALTFAEVSKDPKGLEWLWSPQIVGLYNRLLQRCELNRHTTEAAAGALQNITAGDRRWAGVLSRLALEQERILNPLLDRVRTADHHQLRSLTGLIRNLSRNARNKDEMSTKVVSHLIEKLPGSVGEKSPPAEVLVNIIAVLNNLVVASPIAARDLLYFDGLRKLVFIKKKRDSPDSEKSSRAASSLLANLWQYSKLHRDFRAKGYRKEDFLGP; encoded by the exons ATGGAGCCCGGGACACCTCAGCGGGCAGCAGCGTCCTCCAGGATGAGCCTTGGGGCCAGCGCGACCCAGGCGTCCAGCAGG CCCGAGGCCGGCGTGTGCTCGCTGGCACTTCCCTCAGACCTGCAGCTGGACCGCCGAGGTGCTGAGGGGCCGGAGGCCGAGCGGCTGCGAGCAGCCCGCGTCCAGGAGCAGGTCCGGGCCCGACTCCTGCAGATGGGCCAGCAGCCCAGACACAATGGGGCAGTCGAGACCGAGGGGGTCACCGAGGCAGCCAGAG GCACCTCCAGGGGTCAGCGCCACACACTGCAGGCTGGCTTCAGCTCCTGCTCCCAGGGCCTGAGTGGGGACAAGACCTCG ACCTTCCGGCCCATGGCCCAGCCAGCCTACAGCCCAGCCTCCTGGTCTTCCCGCTCCGCCGTGGACCTGAGCTGCAGTCGGAGGTTGAGCTCTGCCCACAACGGGGGCAGCACTTTTGGGGTGGGGTAtgcccagcccaccccacccATGCCCGCCCGACCCGTGTCCTTCCATGAGCGGGGTGGAGTGGTCAGCCGGGCAGACTATGACACACTGTCCCTGCGCTCACTACGGCTGGGGTCTGGGGGCCTGGATGACCGCTACAGCGTGATGTCTGAACAGCTGGAGCCTGCAGCCACCCCCGCCTACAGGGCCTTTGCCTATGAGCGCCAggccagctccagctccagccggGCAGGAGGGCTGGACTGGCCAGAGGCCAGCGAGGGGCCCCCCAGCAGAACCATTCGTGCCCCTGCCATGCGGACCCTGCAGAGATTCCAGAGCAGCCACCGAAGTCGTGGGGGCActggggcagggccaggggctggcctGGAGCCCGTCGCCCGAGCTCCATCGGTGcgcagcctcagcctcagcctggtGGACTCAGGCCACCTGCCCGACATGCGTGGGCTGGACAGCTATGTTGGCCACCGTACCCTGCAAAGGCTCAGCAGTGG CTTTGATGACATTGACCTGCCCTCAGCGGTCAAGTACCTCATGGCCTCAGACCCCAACCTGCAGGTGCTAGGAGCAGCCTACATCCAGCACAGGTGCTACAGCGACGCTGCAGCCAAGAAGCAG GCCCGCAGCCTTCAGGCCGTGCCTAGGCTGGTGAAGCTCTTCAACCACGCCAACCAGGAGGTGCAGCGCCACGCCACGGGCGCCATGCGCAACCTCATCTATGACAATGCAGACAACAAGCTGGCCCTGGTGGAGGAGAATGGCATCTTCGAGCTGCTGCGAACTCTGCGAGAGCAGGATGATGAGCTGCGCAAGAACGTCACAG GCATCCTGTGGAACCTGTCGTCCAGCGACCACCTGAAGGACCGCCTGGCCCGGGACACTCTGGAGCAGCTCACAGACCTGGTGCTGAGCCCCCTATCGGGGGCAGGGGGCCCGCCCCTCACCCAGCAAAACGCCTCTGAGGCCGAGATCTTCTACAATGCCACGGGCTTCCTCAG GAACCTCAGCTCAGCCTCACAGGCCACACGCCAGAAGATGCGGGAGTGCCACGGGCTGGTGGACGCGCTGGTGACCTACATCAACCACGCCCTGGACGTGGGAAAGTGCGAGGACAAG AGCGTGGAGAACGCCGTGTGTGTGCTGAGGAACTTGTCCTACCGCCTGTACGACGAGATGCCACCCTCAGCCCTGCAGCGGCTGGAGGGCCGGGGACGCAGGGACCCGGGCGGGGCCCCACCAGGCGAGGTGGTGGGCTGCTTCACTCCACAGAGCCGGCGGCTGCGTGAG CTGCCTCTCGCGGCCGACGCGCTCACGTTCGCAGAGGTGTCCAAGGACCCCAAGGGCCTCGAGTGGCTGTGGAGCCCCCAGATCGTGGGCCTCTACAACCGGCTGCTGCAGCGCTGCGAGCTGAACCGGCACACGACGGAGGCAGCTGCCGGGGCTCTGCAGAACATCACCGCCGGGGACCGCAGG TGGGCAGGGGTGCTGAGCCGCCTGGCCCTGGAGCAGGAGCGCATCCTGAACCCGCTTCTAGACCGTGTGCGGACTGCTGACCACCACCAGCTGCGCTCACTGACCGGCCTCATTCGAAACCTGTCTCGGAATGCCAGGAACAAGGACGAGATGT CCACCAAGGTGGTAAGCCATCTGATTGAGAAGCTCCCTGGCAGTGTGGGCGAGAAGTCCCCCCCAGCTGAGGTGCTGGTCAACATCATAGCTGTGCTCAATAACCTGGTGGTGGCCAGTCCCATCGCTGCCCGAGACCTGCTCTACTTTGATGGGCTCCGGAAGCTGGTCTTCATCAAGAAGAAGCGAGACAG CCCTGACAGTGAGAAGTCCTCCCGGgcagcctccagcctcctggcCAACCTATGGCAGTACAGCAAGCTCCACCGTGACTTCCGGGCG AAGGGCTATCGGAAGGAGGACTTCCTGGGTCCATAG
- the Sigirr gene encoding single Ig IL-1-related receptor isoform X4, producing MAGVCDKAPDFLSPSEDQLLGPVLGSTVTLNCTAWVVSRPSCPQPSVQWLKDGLPLGNGSDYSLQQDFWVKANFSKMLVSSVLGVNLTSAVDYGAFTCSVRNVSSFSFTLRRVGPAGHVAAVLASLLVLLALLLAVLLYIKCRLNVLLWYQDNYGEVEVNDGKLYDAYVSYSDCPEDRKFVNFILKPQLERRGGYKLFLDDRDLLPHAEPSADLLVNLSRCRRLIVVLSDAFLGRAWCSHSFREGLCRLLELTRRPIFITFEGQRRDPAHPALHLLRQHRHLVTLLLWRPGSVGSDGPLAKDAVFLDQSTLMGRALPPGRVRQGPHPPHSATHKPRAAVSALLRALEAEAGGS from the exons ATGGCAG GAGTCTGTGACAAGGCCCCTGACTTCCTCTCCCCATCTGAAGACCAGCTTCTAGGGCCTGTCCTGGGCAGTACAGTCACTCTGAACTGCACAGCTTGGGTGGTCTCTAGGCCTTCTTGCCCACAGCCTTCAGTTCAGTGGCTAAAAGATGGGCTTCCATTGGGCAATGGAAGTGACTACAGTCTCCAGCAGGACTTCTG GGTCAAGGCGAACTTCTCAAAGATGCTTGTGTCCAGTGTCCTGGGGGTCAACTTGACCAGTGCTGTGGACTATGGGGCCTTCACCTGCTCTGTCCGGAATGTCAGCTCCTTCTCCTTCACTCTCCGGAGAGTTG GCCCGGCAGGCCACGTGGCTGCAGTACTGGCCTCCCTCCTAgtcctgctggctctgctgtTGGCCGTGCTGCTCTATATTAAATGTCGCCTTAATGTGCTGCTTTGGTACCAAGACAATTACGGGGAGGTGGAGGTGAACG ACGGGAAGCTCTACGACGCCTACGTCTCCTACAGCGACTGCCCTGAGGATCGCAAGTTCGTGAACTTCATCCTGAAGCCACAGCTGGAACGGCGTGGCGGCTACAAGCTCTTCCTGGATGACCGCGACCTCCTGCCGCACGCGG AGCCCTCCGCAGACCTCCTGGTGAACCTGAGCCGCTGCCGCCGCCTCATCGTGGTGCTTTCAGACGCCTTCCTGGGCCGGGCCTGGTGCAGCCACAGCTTCCG GGAGGGCCTGTGCCGACTGCTGGAGCTCACGCGCAGACCCATCTTCATCACCTTTGAGGGCCAGAGGCGCGACCCCGCGCACCCCGCGCTACATCTGCTGCGGCAGCACCGCCACCTGGTGACCCTGCTGCTCTGGAGGCCTGGCTCTGTG GGGAGTGATGGTCCTCTAGCCAAGGATGCAGTCTTCCTGGACCAGTCCACCCTAATGGGCAGAGCTCTTCCACCGGGTAGAGTGAGGCAGGGACCGCACCCACCCCATTCAGCCACACATAAGCCAAGGGCAGCAGTGTCAGCCCTGCTCCGAG ctctggaggctgaggcaggaggatcatga
- the Sigirr gene encoding single Ig IL-1-related receptor isoform X1 has product MAGVCDKAPDFLSPSEDQLLGPVLGSTVTLNCTAWVVSRPSCPQPSVQWLKDGLPLGNGSDYSLQQDFWVKANFSKMLVSSVLGVNLTSAVDYGAFTCSVRNVSSFSFTLRRVGPAGHVAAVLASLLVLLALLLAVLLYIKCRLNVLLWYQDNYGEVEVNDGKLYDAYVSYSDCPEDRKFVNFILKPQLERRGGYKLFLDDRDLLPHAEPSADLLVNLSRCRRLIVVLSDAFLGRAWCSHSFREGLCRLLELTRRPIFITFEGQRRDPAHPALHLLRQHRHLVTLLLWRPGSVTPSSDFWKELQLALPRKVRYRPVEGDPQTQLQEDKDPMLIVRGPVEGRTLEPELDPDPEGDLGVQGPVFGEPPAPMRAGGISLGEGHGNEVDVSDLGSRNYSARTDFYCLVSEDDV; this is encoded by the exons ATGGCAG GAGTCTGTGACAAGGCCCCTGACTTCCTCTCCCCATCTGAAGACCAGCTTCTAGGGCCTGTCCTGGGCAGTACAGTCACTCTGAACTGCACAGCTTGGGTGGTCTCTAGGCCTTCTTGCCCACAGCCTTCAGTTCAGTGGCTAAAAGATGGGCTTCCATTGGGCAATGGAAGTGACTACAGTCTCCAGCAGGACTTCTG GGTCAAGGCGAACTTCTCAAAGATGCTTGTGTCCAGTGTCCTGGGGGTCAACTTGACCAGTGCTGTGGACTATGGGGCCTTCACCTGCTCTGTCCGGAATGTCAGCTCCTTCTCCTTCACTCTCCGGAGAGTTG GCCCGGCAGGCCACGTGGCTGCAGTACTGGCCTCCCTCCTAgtcctgctggctctgctgtTGGCCGTGCTGCTCTATATTAAATGTCGCCTTAATGTGCTGCTTTGGTACCAAGACAATTACGGGGAGGTGGAGGTGAACG ACGGGAAGCTCTACGACGCCTACGTCTCCTACAGCGACTGCCCTGAGGATCGCAAGTTCGTGAACTTCATCCTGAAGCCACAGCTGGAACGGCGTGGCGGCTACAAGCTCTTCCTGGATGACCGCGACCTCCTGCCGCACGCGG AGCCCTCCGCAGACCTCCTGGTGAACCTGAGCCGCTGCCGCCGCCTCATCGTGGTGCTTTCAGACGCCTTCCTGGGCCGGGCCTGGTGCAGCCACAGCTTCCG GGAGGGCCTGTGCCGACTGCTGGAGCTCACGCGCAGACCCATCTTCATCACCTTTGAGGGCCAGAGGCGCGACCCCGCGCACCCCGCGCTACATCTGCTGCGGCAGCACCGCCACCTGGTGACCCTGCTGCTCTGGAGGCCTGGCTCTGTG ACACCTTCCTCTGATTTTTGGAAAGAGCTACAGCTTGCGCTGCCGCGGAAGGTGCGGTACAGGCCCGTGGAGGGAGACCCTCAGACCCAGCTGCAGGAGGATAAGGACCCCATGCTGATTGTGCGAGGCCCTGTGGAGGGCCGGACCCTGGAGCCTGAGCTGGACCCTGACCCTGAGGGAGACCTGG GTGTACAAGGACCTGTCTTTGGGGAGCCACCAGCTCCAATGCGTGCAGGTGGCATCTCACTGGGAGAGGGCCACGGCAATGAGGTGGATGTCTCGGACCTCGGCTCCCGAAACTATAGTGCCCGCACAGACTTCTACTGCCTGGTGTCTGAGGACGATGTGTAG
- the Sigirr gene encoding single Ig IL-1-related receptor isoform X5, with product MLVSSVLGVNLTSAVDYGAFTCSVRNVSSFSFTLRRVGPAGHVAAVLASLLVLLALLLAVLLYIKCRLNVLLWYQDNYGEVEVNDGKLYDAYVSYSDCPEDRKFVNFILKPQLERRGGYKLFLDDRDLLPHAEPSADLLVNLSRCRRLIVVLSDAFLGRAWCSHSFREGLCRLLELTRRPIFITFEGQRRDPAHPALHLLRQHRHLVTLLLWRPGSVTPSSDFWKELQLALPRKVRYRPVEGDPQTQLQEDKDPMLIVRGPVEGRTLEPELDPDPEGDLGVQGPVFGEPPAPMRAGGISLGEGHGNEVDVSDLGSRNYSARTDFYCLVSEDDV from the exons ATGCTTGTGTCCAGTGTCCTGGGGGTCAACTTGACCAGTGCTGTGGACTATGGGGCCTTCACCTGCTCTGTCCGGAATGTCAGCTCCTTCTCCTTCACTCTCCGGAGAGTTG GCCCGGCAGGCCACGTGGCTGCAGTACTGGCCTCCCTCCTAgtcctgctggctctgctgtTGGCCGTGCTGCTCTATATTAAATGTCGCCTTAATGTGCTGCTTTGGTACCAAGACAATTACGGGGAGGTGGAGGTGAACG ACGGGAAGCTCTACGACGCCTACGTCTCCTACAGCGACTGCCCTGAGGATCGCAAGTTCGTGAACTTCATCCTGAAGCCACAGCTGGAACGGCGTGGCGGCTACAAGCTCTTCCTGGATGACCGCGACCTCCTGCCGCACGCGG AGCCCTCCGCAGACCTCCTGGTGAACCTGAGCCGCTGCCGCCGCCTCATCGTGGTGCTTTCAGACGCCTTCCTGGGCCGGGCCTGGTGCAGCCACAGCTTCCG GGAGGGCCTGTGCCGACTGCTGGAGCTCACGCGCAGACCCATCTTCATCACCTTTGAGGGCCAGAGGCGCGACCCCGCGCACCCCGCGCTACATCTGCTGCGGCAGCACCGCCACCTGGTGACCCTGCTGCTCTGGAGGCCTGGCTCTGTG ACACCTTCCTCTGATTTTTGGAAAGAGCTACAGCTTGCGCTGCCGCGGAAGGTGCGGTACAGGCCCGTGGAGGGAGACCCTCAGACCCAGCTGCAGGAGGATAAGGACCCCATGCTGATTGTGCGAGGCCCTGTGGAGGGCCGGACCCTGGAGCCTGAGCTGGACCCTGACCCTGAGGGAGACCTGG GTGTACAAGGACCTGTCTTTGGGGAGCCACCAGCTCCAATGCGTGCAGGTGGCATCTCACTGGGAGAGGGCCACGGCAATGAGGTGGATGTCTCGGACCTCGGCTCCCGAAACTATAGTGCCCGCACAGACTTCTACTGCCTGGTGTCTGAGGACGATGTGTAG
- the Sigirr gene encoding single Ig IL-1-related receptor isoform X3, protein MAGVCDKAPDFLSPSEDQLLGPVLGSTVTLNCTAWVVSRPSCPQPSVQWLKDGLPLGNGSDYSLQQDFCVLGVNLTSAVDYGAFTCSVRNVSSFSFTLRRVGPAGHVAAVLASLLVLLALLLAVLLYIKCRLNVLLWYQDNYGEVEVNDGKLYDAYVSYSDCPEDRKFVNFILKPQLERRGGYKLFLDDRDLLPHAEPSADLLVNLSRCRRLIVVLSDAFLGRAWCSHSFREGLCRLLELTRRPIFITFEGQRRDPAHPALHLLRQHRHLVTLLLWRPGSVTPSSDFWKELQLALPRKVRYRPVEGDPQTQLQEDKDPMLIVRGPVEGRTLEPELDPDPEGDLGVQGPVFGEPPAPMRAGGISLGEGHGNEVDVSDLGSRNYSARTDFYCLVSEDDV, encoded by the exons ATGGCAG GAGTCTGTGACAAGGCCCCTGACTTCCTCTCCCCATCTGAAGACCAGCTTCTAGGGCCTGTCCTGGGCAGTACAGTCACTCTGAACTGCACAGCTTGGGTGGTCTCTAGGCCTTCTTGCCCACAGCCTTCAGTTCAGTGGCTAAAAGATGGGCTTCCATTGGGCAATGGAAGTGACTACAGTCTCCAGCAGGACTTCTG TGTCCTGGGGGTCAACTTGACCAGTGCTGTGGACTATGGGGCCTTCACCTGCTCTGTCCGGAATGTCAGCTCCTTCTCCTTCACTCTCCGGAGAGTTG GCCCGGCAGGCCACGTGGCTGCAGTACTGGCCTCCCTCCTAgtcctgctggctctgctgtTGGCCGTGCTGCTCTATATTAAATGTCGCCTTAATGTGCTGCTTTGGTACCAAGACAATTACGGGGAGGTGGAGGTGAACG ACGGGAAGCTCTACGACGCCTACGTCTCCTACAGCGACTGCCCTGAGGATCGCAAGTTCGTGAACTTCATCCTGAAGCCACAGCTGGAACGGCGTGGCGGCTACAAGCTCTTCCTGGATGACCGCGACCTCCTGCCGCACGCGG AGCCCTCCGCAGACCTCCTGGTGAACCTGAGCCGCTGCCGCCGCCTCATCGTGGTGCTTTCAGACGCCTTCCTGGGCCGGGCCTGGTGCAGCCACAGCTTCCG GGAGGGCCTGTGCCGACTGCTGGAGCTCACGCGCAGACCCATCTTCATCACCTTTGAGGGCCAGAGGCGCGACCCCGCGCACCCCGCGCTACATCTGCTGCGGCAGCACCGCCACCTGGTGACCCTGCTGCTCTGGAGGCCTGGCTCTGTG ACACCTTCCTCTGATTTTTGGAAAGAGCTACAGCTTGCGCTGCCGCGGAAGGTGCGGTACAGGCCCGTGGAGGGAGACCCTCAGACCCAGCTGCAGGAGGATAAGGACCCCATGCTGATTGTGCGAGGCCCTGTGGAGGGCCGGACCCTGGAGCCTGAGCTGGACCCTGACCCTGAGGGAGACCTGG GTGTACAAGGACCTGTCTTTGGGGAGCCACCAGCTCCAATGCGTGCAGGTGGCATCTCACTGGGAGAGGGCCACGGCAATGAGGTGGATGTCTCGGACCTCGGCTCCCGAAACTATAGTGCCCGCACAGACTTCTACTGCCTGGTGTCTGAGGACGATGTGTAG
- the Ano9 gene encoding anoctamin-9 → MQEEESLRILVGTEGGSFPLEERGTCEASEQWDFVLVAAHHTQKNKEQRQRFLEELRRKGFEWKESKGQKQVFFGIRAEDKIFELYRTLLMEPKGPAPGVESATPASVPDTTRIRIVNFVLNQTKVAGDTFEDLKKDRVFEATFPLHKGEEELEKTWARWRNLVRRQPIDDIRNYFGEKVALYFAWLGWYTYMLVPAALVGLLVFLSGFALFDASQISKEICEARDVLLCPLGHQSRSFQPLSSTCTFAKLTHLFDNEGTVLFAIFMALWATVFLELWKRKRAEVVLHWDLYGWDEDQEEMALQLINCPDYQLQPHQHSYLRSTIILVLSVFMICFMIGMAHLLVVYRVLAAALLGTLPFLEKQVTTAVVVTGALVHYVIIVIMTKVNKYVALKLCDFEKPRTFLERERKFTIRLFTLQFFAHFSSLVYIAFILGRINGHPGKSTRLAGLWKLEECHLSGCMMDLFVQMAIIMGLKQTLSNCIEYLCPWLTHKFRLMTACTGGRWPCDPQLQEWQRNYLLNPVTTFSLFDEFMEMMIQYGFTTVFVAAFPLAPLLALFSNLVEIRLDAIKMVRLQRRLVPRKAKDIGTWLHVLETIGVLAVIANGMVIAFTSEFIPRVVYKYRYGPCRQGNQPAEDCLKGYVNHSLSVFYTKDFQDPVEGFENVTECRYRDYRNAHDYNLSEQFWFLLAIRLAFVILFEHVALCIKLIAAWFVPDVPQSVKNKVLEEKYRILCDKMRSSSKSTDV, encoded by the exons GAGGAAGAGAGCCTCCGGATCCTGGTGGGGACAGAAGGGGGCAGCTTCCCTTTGGAGGAGAGGGGCACTTGTGAG GCCTCTGAGCAGTGGGACTTTGTGCTTGTGGCTGCTCACCACACCCAAAAGAACAAGGAGCAGAGGCAGCGGTTCCTGGAGGAGCTCAGGAGAAAGGGCTTCGAGTGGAAG GAGAGCAAGGGCCAGAAACAGGTGTTCTTTGGGATCCGAGCCGAAGACAAGATCTTTGAGCTATACCGCACCCTCCTCATGGAGCCGAAAGGCCCTGCCCCTGGAGTTGAGTCGGCCACGCCAGCCTCTGTCCCAGACACCACGAG AATCAGAATCGTGAACTTTGTCCTGAACCAAACGAAGGTAGCTGGAG ACACCTTTGAGGATTTGAAGAAGGACCGGGTCTTTGAGGCCACATTCCCACTGCACAAG GGGGAGGAGGAACTGGAGAAGACATGGGCCCGGTGGAGAAACCTGGTGCGCAGGCAGCCGATTGACGACATCAG GAACTACTTCGGGGAGAAGGTGGCTCTGTACTTCGCCTGGCTGGGCTGGTACACCTACATGCTGGTGCCCGCCGCGCTGGTGGGCCTCCTTGTCTTTCTGAGCGGGTTTGCCCTGTTCGATGCCAGCCAGATCAG CAAGGAGATCTGTGAGGCCCGGGACGTCCTCCTGTGTCCTCTGGGCCACCAAAGTCGCAGCTTCCAGCCGCTCTCCAGCACCTGCACATTCGCCAAG CTCACCCACCTCTTCGACAACGAGGGTACCGTGCTGTTTGCCATCTTCATGGCTTTGTGGG CCACGGTGTTCCTGGAGCTCTGGAAGCGGAAGCGAGCCGAGGTGGTCCTACACTGGGATCTGTATGGGTGGGACGAGGACCAG GAGGAGATGGCGCTGCAGCTCATCAACTGCCCTGACTACCAGCTCCAGCCTCACCAGCACTCCTACCTGCGCAGCACCATCATCCTGGTCCTGTCTGTGTTCATG ATCTGCTTCATGATCGGCATGGCCCACTTACTGGTGGTCTACCGTGTGCTGGCCGCTGCCCTCTTGGGCACGTTGCCCTTCCTGGAGAAGCAGGTGACCACAGCTGTGGTGGTGACAGGGGCCCTGGTGCACTACGTGATCATCGTCATCATGACCAAG GTCAACAAGTACGTGGCTCtgaagctgtgtgactttg AGAAGCCCAGGACCTTTTTGGAGCGGGAGAGGAAGTTCACTATCAGGTTGTTCACCCTGCAGTTCTTCGCCCACTTCTCCTCCCTGGTGTACATCGCCTTCATCCTGGGCAG GATCAATGGTCACCCCGGGAAGTCCACGCGCCTGGCTGGTCTGTGGAAGCTGGAGGAG TGCCATCTCAGCGGCTGCATGATGGACCTGTTTGTGCAGATGGCCATCATCATGGGTCTGAAGCAAACACTGAGCAACTGCATAGAGTACCTGTGCCC GTGGCTGACCCACAAGTTCCGCTTGATGACAGCCTGCACAGGCGGCCGCTGGCCCTGCGACCCCCAGCTCCAGGAATGGCAGCGCAACTACCTCTTGAACCCCGTCACCACCTTCAGCCTGTTCGACGAGTTCATGGAGATGA TGATCCAGTATGGCTTCACCACCGTCTTCGTGGCTGCCTTCCCCCTGGCCCCTCTGCTGGCACTTTTCAGCAACCTCGTGGAGATCCGCCTGGATGCCATCAAGATGGTCCGGCTGCAGAGGCGCCTGGTGCCACGCAAAGCCAAGGACATCG GAACCTGGCTGCACGTGCTGGAGACCATTGGTGTTCTGGCGGTCATTGCCAATGGGATGGTCATTGCCTTCACCTCTGAGTTCATCCCCCGAGTGGTCTACAAGTACCGCTATGGCCCGTGTCGACAGGGGAACCAGCCTGCGGAAGA ctGCCTCAAGGGCTATGTCAACCACAGCCTGTCCGTCTTCTACACCAAGGACTTCCAGGACCCTGTTGAGGGCTTTGAAAATGTGACCGAGTGCAG GTACCGGGACTACCGCAACGCACATGACTACAACCTCTCAGAGCAGTTCTGGTTCCTCCTGGCCATCCGCCTGGCTTTCGTTATCCTCTTTGAG CACGTAGCCTTGTGCATCAAGCTCATTGCCGCGTGGTTCGTGCCTGACGTCCCCCAGTCGGTGAAGAACAAGGTTCTGGAGGAGAAGTACCGGATATTGTGTGATAAGATGCG ctccagctccaagAGCACAGATGTGTAG